The DNA region CGCGTCCGCGGCGGGGACGGCCGCGCCCGGGTTCAGTCGTAGGCGTACTTCACTTCGACGACGTTGACGGTGTTCCGGAGTTCCGGCAGGATCTCCGCTTCGATGCGCTCGTCGTCGAGTCGCTCCTTCGGACCGGAGACCGAGATGGAGCCGACCACGCGTTCGTCGACGACGACCGGGGCGGCGACCGAGCGGATCCCCTCCCGGCGCTCCTCGTCCTCGATGGCGTAGCCGCGGTCCTCGATCCGCGCGAGTTCCCGGCCCAGGCGGTCGCGGTCGGTGATCGTGTGCTGGGTCGCGCGCGGCAGGCCGTAGGTGTCGACGACCTCGTCGACGTAGTCGGCCGGGAGGTGGGCGAGGATGGCCTTGCCCAGGGCGGTCCAGTGCATCTCGGTGTGTTCGCCGATCGGCGCGTTGTCGTAGACCGCCTCCGTGCCCTCGGCCTGGTAGAGGATGACCCGCTGGCCGTTCTCCTCGATCCCGAGGTTGGCGACCTCGCCCGTCGACTCCGCCAGCGCGTCGATCTCCGTCCTGGTCGCGCGGTAGACCGTCCGACGCTGTCTGACTGCGACGCCGTCGCGGAGGAACCGACAGCTCAACCGGTAGCCGTCGCTCCCCTGGACGACGTAGCCCACCGATTCGAGCGTCTTGAGGTGCGAGTGAGCGGTGCTCGTCGGGATGTCGAGCGCCGTCGCCACGTCGTCGATCCGAACGGTCCCCCGCTCGCGCACGACGCCGACGACCGCGAACGTCCGCTCGACGGCCCCGATCGCGCTGTCGTCCGCGCCTGGTTCGGTGATACCCATACCCGTTCATTCGATTCGCCGGTGATAAAATCCACTGATGCTGGAACGACACTCTCACATTACAGTCGTATACCTGTATTCCGAACTCGGGTATCTGGTGTGTTATCGACGCTCACACGGGAGTCTCGCCGGGAAGTATCCCCCGTCTGTGGCGGGGTCGTTTATAATAATTATTGGTGCCGCTACCGTTCCATCGATAGTGGATAGAACTGTGTAAAACAGTGACGCATTTCTCGAACACCCGGCCCGTCATCGACGCTGACGGGCGGTTCCCGTTCAGGAGACCGGAACGCGTCGCGTTCCGGCGACTGCCGAAGGTGGGTCGGCGGGCGGTAGAAAGACGGGGTCGGTGCTC from Halosimplex halophilum includes:
- a CDS encoding IclR family transcriptional regulator, which translates into the protein MGITEPGADDSAIGAVERTFAVVGVVRERGTVRIDDVATALDIPTSTAHSHLKTLESVGYVVQGSDGYRLSCRFLRDGVAVRQRRTVYRATRTEIDALAESTGEVANLGIEENGQRVILYQAEGTEAVYDNAPIGEHTEMHWTALGKAILAHLPADYVDEVVDTYGLPRATQHTITDRDRLGRELARIEDRGYAIEDEERREGIRSVAAPVVVDERVVGSISVSGPKERLDDERIEAEILPELRNTVNVVEVKYAYD